ACGTCTAAATTGCTGCCTGAGCCTGATCGACAGCAGGTATGCCAAGTTAGCGACCAACCAGACCATACGTGCGTGCGACAAAGGGGGGCCTGATGCCGACCGCCTTGCTTGGAGTTGAGCAGCCGCGACCGGATATGCATCGGCGGCGTACGTAGACCGCTATGTTCTTTTGTCGTGGGCGAGTGAACACAAAATGAAGCATTTTACTGCTTACTGCAATATGCACATCTTGGTTTCTAAAAAATCTTCAcaggtatgtatgtatgtatgtatgtatagcaTATGTTCAGAGGGTTCTCCATCTATAGTCGCGATCGCGGTGACAACTGCGGTAAAATTTGCGTTGGCGACTGCCATTTGTAGTCGCGATCGCGCTCAGTTGCTGACACGCACCGGGCCAAGCTGCGCACTAGTAATCTAGTCATGTAGATCAATCTTTCTACACGGCAGTGCTACAGTGCCACACAATCGTTTCCTAAACGCAAGTAGACACTAGGGTCACTAGATAGCTAGCCAAGACACGGGCATGGGTTCCAACGCCGGCGAGAACGAGCcgaaagccgccgccgccgccggctccccggaagccgccggcggcggcggcggaagccACGTGCTCCTCCTGCCGTACCCGAGCCAGGGCCACGTCCACCCGATGCTCCAGTTCGGCAAGCGCCTGGCGTACCACGGCCTGCGGCCCACGCTGGCCGTCACCCGCTTCATCCTCACCACCTGCGCGCCCGACGCCGCCGCGCTGCAGGGCCTGGGCGGCGCCAGCGCGGTCGGCCTCGCGGCGGTCTCGGACGGCTTCGACCGCGGCGGCTTCGGCGAGTGCGGCGACGTGACGGCGTACCTGTCCCAGCTCGAGGCGGCCGGGTCGGAGACGCTGGGCGAGCTCCTCCGGGACGAGGCCGCGCGGGGCCGGCCCGTCCGGGCCGTGGTCTACGACGCGTTCCTGCCGTGGGCGCAGGGCGTGGCGCGGCGGCACGGCGCCAGCGCCGCGGCCTTCTTCACGCAGCCGTGCGCCGTCAACGTGGCGTACGGCCACGTGTGGTCTCGCCGGCTGCGCGTGCCGGTGGATGGTGGGGCGGTCCTCCGGCTCCCTGGCCTGCCGGCGCTCGAGCCGGATGGCCTGCCGTGGTTCCTCAAGGTCGGGACCGGCCCGTACCCGGCCTACTTCCAGCTGGTCCTCCGCCAGTTCCAGGGGCTGGAGCAAGCCGACGACGTGCTTGTCAACTCGTTCTACGAGCTGGAGCCCGAGGTGAGCTGCGTGCGCGCTTGTTTGTCCTGTCGCTACCGTGCATACTAGCTACATGAGTTCATGTGCAGCCGTAGATGCATGCATGCTTCCGAGTTTCAGACACAGATACTGTCTACTATACAACCGTAAACTTTCACCCTTCTTCTACCTTTAGACAATCACAGAATCACAGATCAcatgaaacaattttttttctatgaaaggacaaatcacagatccgtcgccgccaccgccgcaggTCGCGGTCGCTGCAGGTAGCCGCCGCCGGCGCCTAGGCTGCTCGCCTCCGCCTTTGCCTCACTCGGCGCTCCTCCTAGGATGCTAGCCGTCCGCTCGCAGGAGCCACATATGCTCGCCCGCCGTGTCCACTCGCCGGAGCCGCGACATGCTCGCCCTGTGCGTTCGCGTGCCGGTGTGCGCTCGCCCGATGGCCGCGGCGCTTGCTCGCGTGCTGGTGCTGGTTCTCCGCTACCGCGTGCGCTCGCCGTGTGCGCGCCGGTGAGAAAGTGAGAGGGGGAGAGATAAAAAAAATCCATATGTTTTTTATGCTGAAACatatgtgtgttgtatagcatttctgtatcGTTTTCAGTTGTATCTTTCTTTTTTCCCCTTCAAATTCCACACACCACGCATTTGCACCTTATCGTCACAATCATGCGAATCGATGCTCACTAGTGTGTACTCCATGCAATGCAACCATATCCTAGCGAATACCAGGTTCTCGAACAGATGTGTCAAGTTGGTCCCCCGCCTTAGTCCTGAGTCCTGACAGCTATGTCGGGAAAATATcttggccgagctgggccagccaTGTCGATCGACGACGCTGGCATTTGCACTAACGAGCAGCGTACATGGCGTCCACTTGCAGGAGGCGGAGTACATGGCGTCGGCGTGGCGCGCCAAGACGATCGGGCCGACGGTGCCGGCGTCCTACATCGGCGACGACCGCCTCCCGACGGACACCAAGTACGGGCTGCACCTCTACGAACTGACCGCCGCGCCGTGCATCGCCTGGCTGGACGCGCACCCGCCGCGCTCCGTGGTGTACGCCTCCTTCGGCAGCCTGTCCGACCTCGACCCGCTAGAGATGCGGGAGATCGCTCACGGCCTCCTCGACGCCGGCCGGCCGTTCCTCTGGGTCGTCCGCGCGTCCGAGACCCACAAGCTGCCCGCGGGCTTCGCCGAGCAGCAGCGCGGGCTGGTGGTGTCGTGGTGCCCGCAGCTGGAGGTGCTGGCGCACCGCGCCGTGGGGTGCTTCCTGACCCACTGCGGCTGGAACTCCACCGTGGAGGCGCTGGTGGCGGGCGTGCCCATGGTGGCCGTGCCGCAGTGGACGGACCAGCCCATGAACGCCTGGTACGTGGAGGGCTTGTGGCGGGTGGGCGTGCGGGCGCGCGCGGCCGCGCCCGACGGCCTCGTGCGGAGGGGCGAGGTGGTCAGGGGCATCGAGGAGGTGATGGACGGCGAGAGGAGTGCCGAGTACAGGAGCAACGCCGACGTGTGGATGGAGAAGGCCAGGGCGGCGAGCAGGGAAGGCGGCAGCTCCGACAGGAACATCGCCGAGTTCGTGGCCAAGTACGACTCGGACGCCAAGTGATGAGAGAAACAAAGACGCTCGACCATGCATTATTCCAAGGCGCCTTTTGCTACACAGGGTTGTACCAAAACACATCTGATCTGATgtcaaaacacacacacacacacacaacacacacacacacacacacacacacacacacacacacacacacatctgaTCTAACTAACCTTacctacacacacacacacacacacacacacacacacacacatctgaTCTAACTAACCTTACCTACAACTCTGCATTTCAAAACCTGCAATGTAATGATGTAAACATCACTATTTGGTCTGCTCGTTTATCGGGTCTTCTTGTCTCTTTGTTTATGCTACTACTATAGTTCGTGATATAGTACAGTGTGAAACCAGTACTGGCCCATTGAAAGATCACTGCTATGCTTTGGGGCTTTTAGGCTGTCCAAATTATACTCCAAAGGCCCAAGGTTGCTAATGTCACTTACATGAGCTGGAATTATGGGCCAGAAACATCTTCCCTACAAAGGAATTAA
Above is a genomic segment from Miscanthus floridulus cultivar M001 chromosome 3, ASM1932011v1, whole genome shotgun sequence containing:
- the LOC136546609 gene encoding UDP-glucosyltransferase UGT13248-like — protein: MGSNAGENEPKAAAAAGSPEAAGGGGGSHVLLLPYPSQGHVHPMLQFGKRLAYHGLRPTLAVTRFILTTCAPDAAALQGLGGASAVGLAAVSDGFDRGGFGECGDVTAYLSQLEAAGSETLGELLRDEAARGRPVRAVVYDAFLPWAQGVARRHGASAAAFFTQPCAVNVAYGHVWSRRLRVPVDGGAVLRLPGLPALEPDGLPWFLKVGTGPYPAYFQLVLRQFQGLEQADDVLVNSFYELEPEEAEYMASAWRAKTIGPTVPASYIGDDRLPTDTKYGLHLYELTAAPCIAWLDAHPPRSVVYASFGSLSDLDPLEMREIAHGLLDAGRPFLWVVRASETHKLPAGFAEQQRGLVVSWCPQLEVLAHRAVGCFLTHCGWNSTVEALVAGVPMVAVPQWTDQPMNAWYVEGLWRVGVRARAAAPDGLVRRGEVVRGIEEVMDGERSAEYRSNADVWMEKARAASREGGSSDRNIAEFVAKYDSDAK